A genomic region of Seriola aureovittata isolate HTS-2021-v1 ecotype China chromosome 21, ASM2101889v1, whole genome shotgun sequence contains the following coding sequences:
- the si:ch211-234p6.5 gene encoding pleckstrin homology domain-containing family A member 7 isoform X4, whose protein sequence is MELEAASRRIQLVRMDDQDRVSQASSVATISYFPVTKESDGRVQTFGKRCQAAKRDPNCPVVIRGWLNKKDSSGLKLWKRRWFVLSNYCLFYYKDSREESVLGSIPLPSYKILFCTPRECKNRKFTFKVVHQGMRSYFFSADTQEDMLGWVRALSQSAAMEPDSSMNRRCSSYQDFTQIGGSSESVDFPKSPSDGEGPSQKHRHVSRTLSEPSHLTGGRMGTSHSEHRGRRRVRHRNSSPSNRTPSPAEFSRRRAFGPNQEEDSFPGQNTPPTQTEIMGTGSLTSRGQLGSRPHTPVGRVDIRPHDDPVMVPQTLYYAPASPKLEFKSTPTTPVSERWQNLSQPTPTYGSVHHMPSGRRPLGKAQKHDSRETPPIRPLESDADAVLTRLCGCDKLLQSLSVELAQLQMDKDSVQCALEVSRLQLEEWQSQGPRAQEEALTQKALLQEDLVTIRARMCDVSLEMERVWSQYERMESELSVIRSHLQHICNFGIPQEQSQAQRELWMMEDILAGLKVNRDHFRFLLGLQRHNMFQQPAPHPGSPGSPTERLHSGLPMDVEQEPPARPALPQELLESQQGHGYTESPYEGIYSHAVDPAHRRGNSQPDLLHVKAPRDASDSQSGSKWIPPDTANQSTKKMKMSEEEQLERIKRNQERLTNRKKPPMPTPGVPSQSSETREEAPFPLRVTRVVTAVLPSSLVARRVSVEDPPAELDTPLPEQIPPEMQQRLAEQSKKMSNKPPRRLLLESPDQNRSLAEMQQDQPVKRTSRQQHLGALRSSKRESRADASRAEATETSRNQARDHAGLGNGRESSDTRQAEERPTALLTPDMDPDLCLTPEQREAKLRRVERIRERVIRSAVRESVSTHNQQPIRGEKQDVLQVPPDTARKQRMKLDLESQPCYVGNYGDNPRSPAELEFSSGTSQDEDERDARVKKFKSQVNFGDKTQRKDHSGRAGVAKTKIRRPASPYHISSMTVYQKDGGKGFVSCKVEEETKLEEPAADDNESNSSSTDVRAKWFLSTNQWQGFIPLQIPGIDSLCSEEITDIEQQPACTDDVTESSEMSSTVCESLEKMKENHSLFYKIACDISISDTDITKNDGNTSVQPPCGPEEEEEPPMAESVPVDATSNVGTSPNQDSKDSSISLPSDVDENSLSNDNKLQDSTVETQDKAALNTSVSPATETRVYEENQQKECEDTSTQESQLKVKEANHGASAQDAGSNQGQGECAKNGEEHSWAKESEEKKVDQERSEELRKSRSSSEENKETVQERGGNNSVTPSSSVYEGGRMIRSASFRKARVTVLRTSL, encoded by the exons ATGGAGCTTGAAGCAGCCAGCAGGCGGATACAATTAGTCAG AATGGATGACCAGGACAGAGTAAGCCAAGCTTCCAGTGTAGCCACTATTTCCTACTTTCCTGTGACAAAG GAAAGTGATGGGAGGGTGCAAACATTTGGGAAAAGATGTCAAGCTGCCAAGAGAGACCCCAACTGCCCTGTGGTTATTAGAGGATGGCTCAACAAAAAA GATAGCTCTGGTTTGAAGCTCTGGAAGAGAAGATGGTTCGTTCTCTCCAACTACTGCCTGTTTTACTATAAAG acagcagagaagaaTCTGTGCTCGGCAGCATCCCACTCCCAAGCTACAAAATCCTGTTCTGCACACCACGGGAATGCAAGAACAGAAAGTTCACCTTCAAG GTGGTGCACCAGGGAATGCGCTCTTACTTCTTCAGCGCCGACACTCAGGAGGATATGTTGGGTTGGGTCCGAGCCCTCAGTCAGTCTGCAGCGATGGAGCCAGACAGCTCCATGAACAG GCGTTGCTCAAGTTATCAGGATTTCACACAGATAGGTGGCAGCAGTGAATCTGTGGACTTCCCTAAATCCCCCTCCGATGGAGAAGGTCCTTCCCAAAAACACAGGCACGTCAGCAGGACTCTGAGCGAACCGAGCCATCTCACCGGTGGGAGGATGGGGACGTCGCACTCGGAGCACAGGGGGAGGCGGAGAGTGCGTCACAGAAACAGCAG CCCTTCAAACAGAACACCCAGTCCCGCTGAATTCAGCAGGAGAAGAGCTTTCGGTCCAAATCAAGAGGAGGATTCTTTTCCAGGTCAAAACACACCACCCACCCAAACAGAAATTATGGGAACAGGTTCATTGACCTCCAGAGGGCAGCTTGGGTCCCGACCTCATACGCCAGTGGGAAGGGTTGACATTCGACCTCACGATGACCCGGTCATGGTGCCACAGACCCTATACTACGCACCTGCCTCACCTAAGCTGGAGTTCAAATCCACTCCGACTACTCCAGTCTCAGAAAGGTGGCAGAACCTCAGCCAG CCTACACCTACATACGGTTCAGTTCATCATATGCCGAGTGGGAGAAGACCTCTAGGAAAG GCCCAGAAGCATGACTCGAGAGAAACCCCACCAATCAGACCTCTTGAAAGTGATGCAGAC GCTGTGTTGACAAGGTTGTGCGGGTGTGACAAGCTGCTACAATCACTGTCTGTAGAACTGGCCCAGCTGCAAATGGATAAG GACAGTGTCCAGTGTGCGTTAGAGGTGTCCagactgcagctggaggagtGGCAGAGCCAGGGGCCCCGAGCCCAGGAAGAGGCACTGACCCAGAAGGCTTTGCTCCAGGAGGATCTGGTCACAATCCGAGCCAGAATGTGTGACGTATCATTG GAAATGGAGAGGGTGTGGAGTCAATATGAGCGAATGGAGAGTGAACTGTCTGTTATACGCTCACACCTTCAGCACATCTGTAACTTTGGAATACCACAG GAGCAGTCTCAGGCTCAGAGAGAGCTGTGGATGATGGAGGATATACTCGCTGGACTGAAGGTCAACAGGGATCATTTCCGCTTCTTGCTGGGACTACAGAGGCACAACA TGTTCCAGCAGCCAGCCCCACATCCTGGATCCCCTGGCTCTCCCACAGAGAGGCTGCACAGTGGACTGCCAATG GATGTGGAACAAGAGCCACCAGCACGTCCAGCCTTACCCCAGGAGCTACTGGAAAGCCAACAGGGCCACGGCTATACAGAGTCACCATATGAG GGAATCTACAGCCACGCTGTTGATCCTGCACATAGAAGAGGGAACAGCCAGCCTGACCTCCTTCATGTGAAAGCACCGAGAGACGCATCCG ACTCTCAGTCTGGTTCAAAGTGGATCCCACCAGACACAGCCAACCAATCAACCAAG aagatgaagatgagtgAAGAAGAGCAGCTTGAGAGGATCAAGAGAAATCAAGAGAGGTTGACAAATAGGAAGAAACCTCCCATGCCCACTCCAGGTGTCCCGAGTCAAAGTTCAGAAACACGAGAGGAG GCCCCCTTTCCTTTAAGGGTGACACGTGTGGTTACAGCTGTACTGCCATCCTCTCTTGTGGCCCGACGGGTTTCTGTCGAGGATCCCCCGGCTGAGCTTGACACTCCACTGCCTGAGCAGATCCCACCTGAGATGCAGCAAAGACTGGCTGAACAGAGTAAAAAAATGTCGAATAAGCCACCTAGGCGTCTGCTGCTGGAAAGCCCTGATCAAAACCGGTCTTTGGCAGAAATGCAGCAGGATCAGCCCGTTAAAAGGACAAGCAGACAGCAGCATCTGGGTGCGCTGAGGTCTTCCAAGAGAGAGTCACGGGCAGACGCGAGCAGAGCTGAGGCTACAGAGACCTCAAGGAATCAAGCTAGAGACCATGCAGGTTTAGGAAATGGAAGAGAGAGCTCAGACACTAGg CAGGCGGAAGAACGGCCCACTGCCCTCCTCACCCCTGACATGGACCCTGACCTCTGTCTGACCCCTGAGCAGAGAGAGGCCAAACTCCGACGTGTGGAACGAATACGGGAGAGAGTCATACGAAG CGCAGTCAGAGAGAGTGTTTCTACACACAATCAACAACCAATCAGGGGGGAGAAGCAGGATGTTCTCCAGGTGCCCCCTGACACAGCTAGAAAACAAAGGATGAAATTAG ATCTTGAAAGCCAACCATGTTACGTTGGAAACTACGGGGATAATCCAAGAAGTCCAGCAGAACTTGAGTTTTCTAGTGGAACATCTCAAGATGAAGACGAAAGAGACGCACGtgtgaaaaaatttaaaagtcAGGTCAATTTTGGGGACAAAACACAACGCAAAGATCACAGTGGAAGAGCAGGGGTTGCCAAAACTAAGATCAGACGTCCAGCTTCACCATATCATATATCATCTATGACTGTCTACCAGAAAGACGGAGGCAAGGGATTTGTAAGTTGCAAGGTTGAAGAGGAGACAAAGCTTGAAGAACCTGCTGCTGATGACAATGAAAGTAACTCTTCATCCACGGATGTGAGAGCCAAGTGGTTCCTCTCCACCAACCAGTGGCAAGGGTTCATACCTTTGCAGATCCCTGGCATAGACTCATTGTGCAGTGAGGAGATAACAGACATCGAGCAACAACCAGCATGCACTGATGACGTGACTGAGTCCAGCGAAATGTCATCCACAGTGTGCGAGAGcttagagaaaatgaaagagaaccATTCACTCTTCTATAAGATTGCATGTGACATCAGTatctcagacacagacataaCAAAGAATGACGGGAATACCAGTGTCCAACCGCCTTGTGGgccagaagaggaagaagagccGCCGATGGCTGAGTCTGTACCAGTTGACGCGACCAGTAATGTTGGAACATCTCCTAACCAAGACAGCAAGGATTCCAGCATAAGTTTGCCATCAGATGTTGATGAAAACAGCCTCTCAAATGATAATAAACTCCAAGATTCAACAGTGGAAACCCAGGACAAAGCAGCGTTAAATACCTCAGTCAGTCCAGCAACAGAGACACGTGTTTATGAAGAGAACCAACAAAAAGAATGTGAAGACACCTCGACGCAAGAGAGCCAGTTGAAAGTCAAAGAAGCTAATCATGGCGCTTCTGCTCAGGACGCTGGTTCTAACCAGGGCCAGGGTGAATGTGCAAAGAACGGAGAGGAACACAGTTGGGCGAAAGagtcagaggagaagaaggtgGACCAAGAGAGATCGGAGGAGCTGAGGAAATCTCGTAGTTCAAGTGAGGAGAACAAGGAGACAGTCCAAGAACGAGGCGGCAACAACTCCGTCACTCCATCCAGCTCTGTGTATGAGGGCGGACGCATGATTCGGAGTGCCTCTTTTAGGAAGGCACGAGTAACAGTGTTAAGGACAAGTTTGTAG
- the si:ch211-234p6.5 gene encoding pleckstrin homology domain-containing family A member 7 isoform X1 — translation MELEAASRRIQLVRMDDQDRVSQASSVATISYFPVTKESDGRVQTFGKRCQAAKRDPNCPVVIRGWLNKKDSSGLKLWKRRWFVLSNYCLFYYKDSREESVLGSIPLPSYKILFCTPRECKNRKFTFKVVHQGMRSYFFSADTQEDMLGWVRALSQSAAMEPDSSMNRRCSSYQDFTQIGGSSESVDFPKSPSDGEGPSQKHRHVSRTLSEPSHLTGGRMGTSHSEHRGRRRVRHRNSSPSNRTPSPAEFSRRRAFGPNQEEDSFPGQNTPPTQTEIMGTGSLTSRGQLGSRPHTPVGRVDIRPHDDPVMVPQTLYYAPASPKLEFKSTPTTPVSERWQNLSQPTPTYGSVHHMPSGRRPLGKSYSTGAHADLLPPLPPSSRAAHAPHPPHHHHHHHHHLRSHLSVCVLPPAMAQKHDSRETPPIRPLESDADAVLTRLCGCDKLLQSLSVELAQLQMDKDSVQCALEVSRLQLEEWQSQGPRAQEEALTQKALLQEDLVTIRARMCDVSLEMERVWSQYERMESELSVIRSHLQHICNFGIPQEQSQAQRELWMMEDILAGLKVNRDHFRFLLGLQRHNMFQQPAPHPGSPGSPTERLHSGLPMDVEQEPPARPALPQELLESQQGHGYTESPYEGIYSHAVDPAHRRGNSQPDLLHVKAPRDASDSQSGSKWIPPDTANQSTKKMKMSEEEQLERIKRNQERLTNRKKPPMPTPGVPSQSSETREEAPFPLRVTRVVTAVLPSSLVARRVSVEDPPAELDTPLPEQIPPEMQQRLAEQSKKMSNKPPRRLLLESPDQNRSLAEMQQDQPVKRTSRQQHLGALRSSKRESRADASRAEATETSRNQARDHAGLGNGRESSDTRQAEERPTALLTPDMDPDLCLTPEQREAKLRRVERIRERVIRSAVRESVSTHNQQPIRGEKQDVLQVPPDTARKQRMKLDLESQPCYVGNYGDNPRSPAELEFSSGTSQDEDERDARVKKFKSQVNFGDKTQRKDHSGRAGVAKTKIRRPASPYHISSMTVYQKDGGKGFVSCKVEEETKLEEPAADDNESNSSSTDVRAKWFLSTNQWQGFIPLQIPGIDSLCSEEITDIEQQPACTDDVTESSEMSSTVCESLEKMKENHSLFYKIACDISISDTDITKNDGNTSVQPPCGPEEEEEPPMAESVPVDATSNVGTSPNQDSKDSSISLPSDVDENSLSNDNKLQDSTVETQDKAALNTSVSPATETRVYEENQQKECEDTSTQESQLKVKEANHGASAQDAGSNQGQGECAKNGEEHSWAKESEEKKVDQERSEELRKSRSSSEENKETVQERGGNNSVTPSSSVYEGGRMIRSASFRKARVTVLRTSL, via the exons ATGGAGCTTGAAGCAGCCAGCAGGCGGATACAATTAGTCAG AATGGATGACCAGGACAGAGTAAGCCAAGCTTCCAGTGTAGCCACTATTTCCTACTTTCCTGTGACAAAG GAAAGTGATGGGAGGGTGCAAACATTTGGGAAAAGATGTCAAGCTGCCAAGAGAGACCCCAACTGCCCTGTGGTTATTAGAGGATGGCTCAACAAAAAA GATAGCTCTGGTTTGAAGCTCTGGAAGAGAAGATGGTTCGTTCTCTCCAACTACTGCCTGTTTTACTATAAAG acagcagagaagaaTCTGTGCTCGGCAGCATCCCACTCCCAAGCTACAAAATCCTGTTCTGCACACCACGGGAATGCAAGAACAGAAAGTTCACCTTCAAG GTGGTGCACCAGGGAATGCGCTCTTACTTCTTCAGCGCCGACACTCAGGAGGATATGTTGGGTTGGGTCCGAGCCCTCAGTCAGTCTGCAGCGATGGAGCCAGACAGCTCCATGAACAG GCGTTGCTCAAGTTATCAGGATTTCACACAGATAGGTGGCAGCAGTGAATCTGTGGACTTCCCTAAATCCCCCTCCGATGGAGAAGGTCCTTCCCAAAAACACAGGCACGTCAGCAGGACTCTGAGCGAACCGAGCCATCTCACCGGTGGGAGGATGGGGACGTCGCACTCGGAGCACAGGGGGAGGCGGAGAGTGCGTCACAGAAACAGCAG CCCTTCAAACAGAACACCCAGTCCCGCTGAATTCAGCAGGAGAAGAGCTTTCGGTCCAAATCAAGAGGAGGATTCTTTTCCAGGTCAAAACACACCACCCACCCAAACAGAAATTATGGGAACAGGTTCATTGACCTCCAGAGGGCAGCTTGGGTCCCGACCTCATACGCCAGTGGGAAGGGTTGACATTCGACCTCACGATGACCCGGTCATGGTGCCACAGACCCTATACTACGCACCTGCCTCACCTAAGCTGGAGTTCAAATCCACTCCGACTACTCCAGTCTCAGAAAGGTGGCAGAACCTCAGCCAG CCTACACCTACATACGGTTCAGTTCATCATATGCCGAGTGGGAGAAGACCTCTAGGAAAG AGCTACTCTACGGGGGCACATGCAGACTTACTGCCCCCTCTGCCCCCCTCATCGAGAGCCGCACATGCTCCCCacccaccacaccaccaccaccaccatcaccaccatctcCGCAGccatttatctgtttgtgtgctACCGCCAGCCATG GCCCAGAAGCATGACTCGAGAGAAACCCCACCAATCAGACCTCTTGAAAGTGATGCAGAC GCTGTGTTGACAAGGTTGTGCGGGTGTGACAAGCTGCTACAATCACTGTCTGTAGAACTGGCCCAGCTGCAAATGGATAAG GACAGTGTCCAGTGTGCGTTAGAGGTGTCCagactgcagctggaggagtGGCAGAGCCAGGGGCCCCGAGCCCAGGAAGAGGCACTGACCCAGAAGGCTTTGCTCCAGGAGGATCTGGTCACAATCCGAGCCAGAATGTGTGACGTATCATTG GAAATGGAGAGGGTGTGGAGTCAATATGAGCGAATGGAGAGTGAACTGTCTGTTATACGCTCACACCTTCAGCACATCTGTAACTTTGGAATACCACAG GAGCAGTCTCAGGCTCAGAGAGAGCTGTGGATGATGGAGGATATACTCGCTGGACTGAAGGTCAACAGGGATCATTTCCGCTTCTTGCTGGGACTACAGAGGCACAACA TGTTCCAGCAGCCAGCCCCACATCCTGGATCCCCTGGCTCTCCCACAGAGAGGCTGCACAGTGGACTGCCAATG GATGTGGAACAAGAGCCACCAGCACGTCCAGCCTTACCCCAGGAGCTACTGGAAAGCCAACAGGGCCACGGCTATACAGAGTCACCATATGAG GGAATCTACAGCCACGCTGTTGATCCTGCACATAGAAGAGGGAACAGCCAGCCTGACCTCCTTCATGTGAAAGCACCGAGAGACGCATCCG ACTCTCAGTCTGGTTCAAAGTGGATCCCACCAGACACAGCCAACCAATCAACCAAG aagatgaagatgagtgAAGAAGAGCAGCTTGAGAGGATCAAGAGAAATCAAGAGAGGTTGACAAATAGGAAGAAACCTCCCATGCCCACTCCAGGTGTCCCGAGTCAAAGTTCAGAAACACGAGAGGAG GCCCCCTTTCCTTTAAGGGTGACACGTGTGGTTACAGCTGTACTGCCATCCTCTCTTGTGGCCCGACGGGTTTCTGTCGAGGATCCCCCGGCTGAGCTTGACACTCCACTGCCTGAGCAGATCCCACCTGAGATGCAGCAAAGACTGGCTGAACAGAGTAAAAAAATGTCGAATAAGCCACCTAGGCGTCTGCTGCTGGAAAGCCCTGATCAAAACCGGTCTTTGGCAGAAATGCAGCAGGATCAGCCCGTTAAAAGGACAAGCAGACAGCAGCATCTGGGTGCGCTGAGGTCTTCCAAGAGAGAGTCACGGGCAGACGCGAGCAGAGCTGAGGCTACAGAGACCTCAAGGAATCAAGCTAGAGACCATGCAGGTTTAGGAAATGGAAGAGAGAGCTCAGACACTAGg CAGGCGGAAGAACGGCCCACTGCCCTCCTCACCCCTGACATGGACCCTGACCTCTGTCTGACCCCTGAGCAGAGAGAGGCCAAACTCCGACGTGTGGAACGAATACGGGAGAGAGTCATACGAAG CGCAGTCAGAGAGAGTGTTTCTACACACAATCAACAACCAATCAGGGGGGAGAAGCAGGATGTTCTCCAGGTGCCCCCTGACACAGCTAGAAAACAAAGGATGAAATTAG ATCTTGAAAGCCAACCATGTTACGTTGGAAACTACGGGGATAATCCAAGAAGTCCAGCAGAACTTGAGTTTTCTAGTGGAACATCTCAAGATGAAGACGAAAGAGACGCACGtgtgaaaaaatttaaaagtcAGGTCAATTTTGGGGACAAAACACAACGCAAAGATCACAGTGGAAGAGCAGGGGTTGCCAAAACTAAGATCAGACGTCCAGCTTCACCATATCATATATCATCTATGACTGTCTACCAGAAAGACGGAGGCAAGGGATTTGTAAGTTGCAAGGTTGAAGAGGAGACAAAGCTTGAAGAACCTGCTGCTGATGACAATGAAAGTAACTCTTCATCCACGGATGTGAGAGCCAAGTGGTTCCTCTCCACCAACCAGTGGCAAGGGTTCATACCTTTGCAGATCCCTGGCATAGACTCATTGTGCAGTGAGGAGATAACAGACATCGAGCAACAACCAGCATGCACTGATGACGTGACTGAGTCCAGCGAAATGTCATCCACAGTGTGCGAGAGcttagagaaaatgaaagagaaccATTCACTCTTCTATAAGATTGCATGTGACATCAGTatctcagacacagacataaCAAAGAATGACGGGAATACCAGTGTCCAACCGCCTTGTGGgccagaagaggaagaagagccGCCGATGGCTGAGTCTGTACCAGTTGACGCGACCAGTAATGTTGGAACATCTCCTAACCAAGACAGCAAGGATTCCAGCATAAGTTTGCCATCAGATGTTGATGAAAACAGCCTCTCAAATGATAATAAACTCCAAGATTCAACAGTGGAAACCCAGGACAAAGCAGCGTTAAATACCTCAGTCAGTCCAGCAACAGAGACACGTGTTTATGAAGAGAACCAACAAAAAGAATGTGAAGACACCTCGACGCAAGAGAGCCAGTTGAAAGTCAAAGAAGCTAATCATGGCGCTTCTGCTCAGGACGCTGGTTCTAACCAGGGCCAGGGTGAATGTGCAAAGAACGGAGAGGAACACAGTTGGGCGAAAGagtcagaggagaagaaggtgGACCAAGAGAGATCGGAGGAGCTGAGGAAATCTCGTAGTTCAAGTGAGGAGAACAAGGAGACAGTCCAAGAACGAGGCGGCAACAACTCCGTCACTCCATCCAGCTCTGTGTATGAGGGCGGACGCATGATTCGGAGTGCCTCTTTTAGGAAGGCACGAGTAACAGTGTTAAGGACAAGTTTGTAG
- the si:ch211-234p6.5 gene encoding pleckstrin homology domain-containing family A member 4 isoform X5 — MELEAASRRIQLVRMDDQDRVSQASSVATISYFPVTKESDGRVQTFGKRCQAAKRDPNCPVVIRGWLNKKDSSGLKLWKRRWFVLSNYCLFYYKDSREESVLGSIPLPSYKILFCTPRECKNRKFTFKVVHQGMRSYFFSADTQEDMLGWVRALSQSAAMEPDSSMNRRCSSYQDFTQIGGSSESVDFPKSPSDGEGPSQKHRHVSRTLSEPSHLTGGRMGTSHSEHRGRRRVRHRNSSPSNRTPSPAEFSRRRAFGPNQEEDSFPGQNTPPTQTEIMGTGSLTSRGQLGSRPHTPVGRVDIRPHDDPVMVPQTLYYAPASPKLEFKSTPTTPVSERWQNLSQPTPTYGSVHHMPSGRRPLGKSYSTGAHADLLPPLPPSSRAAHAPHPPHHHHHHHHHLRSHLSVCVLPPAMAQKHDSRETPPIRPLESDADAVLTRLCGCDKLLQSLSVELAQLQMDKDSVQCALEVSRLQLEEWQSQGPRAQEEALTQKALLQEDLVTIRARMCDVSLEMERVWSQYERMESELSVIRSHLQHICNFGIPQEQSQAQRELWMMEDILAGLKVNRDHFRFLLGLQRHNMFQQPAPHPGSPGSPTERLHSGLPMDVEQEPPARPALPQELLESQQGHGYTESPYEGIYSHAVDPAHRRGNSQPDLLHVKAPRDASDSQSGSKWIPPDTANQSTKKMKMSEEEQLERIKRNQERLTNRKKPPMPTPGVPSQSSETREEAPFPLRVTRVVTAVLPSSLVARRVSVEDPPAELDTPLPEQIPPEMQQRLAEQSKKMSNKPPRRLLLESPDQNRSLAEMQQDQPVKRTSRQQHLGALRSSKRESRADASRAEATETSRNQARDHAGLGNGRESSDTRQAEERPTALLTPDMDPDLCLTPEQREAKLRRVERIRERVIRSQRECFYTQSTTNQGGEAGCSPGAP, encoded by the exons ATGGAGCTTGAAGCAGCCAGCAGGCGGATACAATTAGTCAG AATGGATGACCAGGACAGAGTAAGCCAAGCTTCCAGTGTAGCCACTATTTCCTACTTTCCTGTGACAAAG GAAAGTGATGGGAGGGTGCAAACATTTGGGAAAAGATGTCAAGCTGCCAAGAGAGACCCCAACTGCCCTGTGGTTATTAGAGGATGGCTCAACAAAAAA GATAGCTCTGGTTTGAAGCTCTGGAAGAGAAGATGGTTCGTTCTCTCCAACTACTGCCTGTTTTACTATAAAG acagcagagaagaaTCTGTGCTCGGCAGCATCCCACTCCCAAGCTACAAAATCCTGTTCTGCACACCACGGGAATGCAAGAACAGAAAGTTCACCTTCAAG GTGGTGCACCAGGGAATGCGCTCTTACTTCTTCAGCGCCGACACTCAGGAGGATATGTTGGGTTGGGTCCGAGCCCTCAGTCAGTCTGCAGCGATGGAGCCAGACAGCTCCATGAACAG GCGTTGCTCAAGTTATCAGGATTTCACACAGATAGGTGGCAGCAGTGAATCTGTGGACTTCCCTAAATCCCCCTCCGATGGAGAAGGTCCTTCCCAAAAACACAGGCACGTCAGCAGGACTCTGAGCGAACCGAGCCATCTCACCGGTGGGAGGATGGGGACGTCGCACTCGGAGCACAGGGGGAGGCGGAGAGTGCGTCACAGAAACAGCAG CCCTTCAAACAGAACACCCAGTCCCGCTGAATTCAGCAGGAGAAGAGCTTTCGGTCCAAATCAAGAGGAGGATTCTTTTCCAGGTCAAAACACACCACCCACCCAAACAGAAATTATGGGAACAGGTTCATTGACCTCCAGAGGGCAGCTTGGGTCCCGACCTCATACGCCAGTGGGAAGGGTTGACATTCGACCTCACGATGACCCGGTCATGGTGCCACAGACCCTATACTACGCACCTGCCTCACCTAAGCTGGAGTTCAAATCCACTCCGACTACTCCAGTCTCAGAAAGGTGGCAGAACCTCAGCCAG CCTACACCTACATACGGTTCAGTTCATCATATGCCGAGTGGGAGAAGACCTCTAGGAAAG AGCTACTCTACGGGGGCACATGCAGACTTACTGCCCCCTCTGCCCCCCTCATCGAGAGCCGCACATGCTCCCCacccaccacaccaccaccaccaccatcaccaccatctcCGCAGccatttatctgtttgtgtgctACCGCCAGCCATG GCCCAGAAGCATGACTCGAGAGAAACCCCACCAATCAGACCTCTTGAAAGTGATGCAGAC GCTGTGTTGACAAGGTTGTGCGGGTGTGACAAGCTGCTACAATCACTGTCTGTAGAACTGGCCCAGCTGCAAATGGATAAG GACAGTGTCCAGTGTGCGTTAGAGGTGTCCagactgcagctggaggagtGGCAGAGCCAGGGGCCCCGAGCCCAGGAAGAGGCACTGACCCAGAAGGCTTTGCTCCAGGAGGATCTGGTCACAATCCGAGCCAGAATGTGTGACGTATCATTG GAAATGGAGAGGGTGTGGAGTCAATATGAGCGAATGGAGAGTGAACTGTCTGTTATACGCTCACACCTTCAGCACATCTGTAACTTTGGAATACCACAG GAGCAGTCTCAGGCTCAGAGAGAGCTGTGGATGATGGAGGATATACTCGCTGGACTGAAGGTCAACAGGGATCATTTCCGCTTCTTGCTGGGACTACAGAGGCACAACA TGTTCCAGCAGCCAGCCCCACATCCTGGATCCCCTGGCTCTCCCACAGAGAGGCTGCACAGTGGACTGCCAATG GATGTGGAACAAGAGCCACCAGCACGTCCAGCCTTACCCCAGGAGCTACTGGAAAGCCAACAGGGCCACGGCTATACAGAGTCACCATATGAG GGAATCTACAGCCACGCTGTTGATCCTGCACATAGAAGAGGGAACAGCCAGCCTGACCTCCTTCATGTGAAAGCACCGAGAGACGCATCCG ACTCTCAGTCTGGTTCAAAGTGGATCCCACCAGACACAGCCAACCAATCAACCAAG aagatgaagatgagtgAAGAAGAGCAGCTTGAGAGGATCAAGAGAAATCAAGAGAGGTTGACAAATAGGAAGAAACCTCCCATGCCCACTCCAGGTGTCCCGAGTCAAAGTTCAGAAACACGAGAGGAG GCCCCCTTTCCTTTAAGGGTGACACGTGTGGTTACAGCTGTACTGCCATCCTCTCTTGTGGCCCGACGGGTTTCTGTCGAGGATCCCCCGGCTGAGCTTGACACTCCACTGCCTGAGCAGATCCCACCTGAGATGCAGCAAAGACTGGCTGAACAGAGTAAAAAAATGTCGAATAAGCCACCTAGGCGTCTGCTGCTGGAAAGCCCTGATCAAAACCGGTCTTTGGCAGAAATGCAGCAGGATCAGCCCGTTAAAAGGACAAGCAGACAGCAGCATCTGGGTGCGCTGAGGTCTTCCAAGAGAGAGTCACGGGCAGACGCGAGCAGAGCTGAGGCTACAGAGACCTCAAGGAATCAAGCTAGAGACCATGCAGGTTTAGGAAATGGAAGAGAGAGCTCAGACACTAGg CAGGCGGAAGAACGGCCCACTGCCCTCCTCACCCCTGACATGGACCCTGACCTCTGTCTGACCCCTGAGCAGAGAGAGGCCAAACTCCGACGTGTGGAACGAATACGGGAGAGAGTCATACGAAG TCAGAGAGAGTGTTTCTACACACAATCAACAACCAATCAGGGGGGAGAAGCAGGATGTTCTCCAGGTGCCCCCTGA